The Klebsiella sp. RHBSTW-00484 genome includes a window with the following:
- a CDS encoding anthranilate synthase component 1, producing MQTSKPALELLTSDAIYRENPTALFHQLCGARPATLLLESADIDSKDDLKSLLLVDSALRITALGDTVTIQALSANGTALLDLLDNTLPSGIDNQRQPNGRVLTFPPVSALLDEDARLCSLSVFDTFRLLQELVTVPQDEREAMFFGGLFAYDLVAGFENLPPLESDTACPDYCFYLAETLLVIDHQTKNTRIQASLFTPLESEKQRLLQRIAQLRQQLNEPPAPLPVTTVAEMRCDCDQSDEEYGAVVRKMQRAIRAGEIFQVVPSRRFSLPCPSPLGAYDVLKKSNPSPYMFFMQDNDFTLFGASPESSLKYDAVSRQIEIYPIAGTRPRGRRTDGSLDRDLDSRIELEMRTDHKELSEHLMLVDLARNDLARICTPGSRYVADLTKVDRYSFVMHLVSRVVGELRNDLDVLHAYRACMNMGTLSGAPKVRAMQLIAAAEGKRRGSYGGAVGYFTAHGDLDTCIVIRSAYVQDGIATVQAGAGIVLDSVPQSEADETRNKARAVLRAIAQAHHAKEIF from the coding sequence ATGCAAACATCAAAACCGGCACTCGAGCTTCTCACCAGCGACGCCATCTATCGGGAAAACCCGACGGCGTTATTCCACCAGCTATGCGGTGCGCGACCGGCCACCCTGCTGCTGGAATCCGCGGATATCGACAGTAAGGATGATTTAAAGAGCCTGCTGCTGGTGGATAGCGCGCTGCGCATTACCGCGCTAGGTGACACTGTCACTATTCAGGCACTCTCCGCTAACGGCACGGCGCTGCTGGATTTGCTGGATAACACTCTGCCCTCGGGTATTGATAATCAGCGCCAGCCAAATGGGCGGGTGTTAACATTCCCTCCTGTCAGCGCACTGCTTGATGAAGACGCCCGCTTATGTTCATTATCGGTATTTGACACTTTCCGCCTGTTGCAAGAGCTGGTTACCGTGCCGCAGGACGAGCGCGAAGCCATGTTCTTCGGCGGACTGTTTGCTTATGACCTCGTCGCCGGCTTCGAAAACCTGCCGCCGCTGGAAAGCGATACCGCCTGCCCGGATTACTGTTTCTATCTGGCGGAAACGCTGCTGGTTATCGACCATCAGACCAAAAACACCCGCATCCAGGCGAGCCTGTTCACCCCGCTGGAAAGTGAAAAACAGCGTCTGCTACAGCGCATCGCCCAGCTTCGTCAGCAATTGAATGAGCCGCCCGCGCCGCTGCCGGTGACAACCGTTGCCGAAATGCGCTGCGACTGCGATCAGAGTGATGAAGAGTACGGTGCCGTAGTACGTAAAATGCAGCGCGCCATCCGCGCGGGTGAAATTTTCCAGGTGGTGCCATCGCGCCGTTTCTCGCTGCCCTGCCCGTCGCCCCTCGGCGCTTACGATGTGCTGAAGAAGAGTAACCCCAGCCCGTATATGTTCTTTATGCAGGATAACGATTTCACCCTGTTCGGCGCATCGCCGGAAAGCTCGCTGAAATATGACGCCGTCAGCCGCCAGATTGAGATCTACCCGATTGCCGGAACCCGTCCGCGCGGTCGCCGTACCGACGGTTCGCTGGACCGCGATCTCGACAGCCGCATTGAGCTGGAGATGCGCACCGATCACAAAGAGCTTTCCGAACACCTGATGCTGGTTGACCTGGCGCGTAACGACCTCGCCCGCATCTGCACGCCGGGCAGCCGCTACGTGGCCGACTTAACCAAAGTCGACCGCTACTCCTTTGTGATGCACCTCGTCTCCCGCGTGGTTGGCGAGCTGCGCAACGATCTCGACGTGCTCCACGCCTATCGCGCCTGTATGAATATGGGCACGTTGAGCGGTGCGCCTAAAGTGCGCGCAATGCAGCTTATCGCCGCCGCTGAAGGCAAACGTCGCGGCAGCTACGGCGGCGCGGTGGGTTACTTTACCGCCCACGGCGACCTCGATACCTGCATCGTGATTCGTTCTGCTTACGTGCAGGATGGCATCGCCACGGTACAGGCCGGTGCCGGTATCGTGCTCGACTCTGTTCCCCAATCTGAAGCGGATGAAACCCGTAATAAAGCTCGCGCGGTGCTGCGCGCTATCGCCCAGGCCCATCACGCGAAGGAGATTTTCTAA
- the trpD gene encoding bifunctional anthranilate synthase glutamate amidotransferase component TrpG/anthranilate phosphoribosyltransferase TrpD, whose product MADILLLDNIDSFTYNLADQLRSNGHNVVIYRNSVPAQALIERIGTMKNPVLMLSPGPGTPSEAGCMPELLTRLRGKLPIIGICLGHQAIVEAYGGYVGQAGEILHGKASSIEHDGQAMFAGLTNPLPVARYHSLVGSNIPAGLTINANFNGMVMAVRHDADRVCGFQFHPESILTTQGARLLEQTLAWALQKLEQTNTIQPILEKLYQAETLSQQESHQLFSAVVRGEVKPEQLAAALVSMKVRGEHPQEIAGAATALLENAAPFPRPDYLFADIVGTGGDGSNSINISTASAFVAAACGLKVAKHGNRSVSSKSGSSDLLAAFGINLDMNADKSRQALDEMGVCFLFAPKYHTGFRHAMPVRQQLKTRTLFNVLGPLINPAHPPLALIGVYSPELVLPIAETLRVLGYQRAAVVHSGGMDEVSLHAPTVVAELNNGEIKSYQLTAADFGLTPYHQEQLAGGTPEENRDILTRLLQGKGEAAHEAAVAANVAMLMRLHGHEDLKANAQHVIEVLRSGAAYDKVTALAARG is encoded by the coding sequence ATGGCCGACATTCTGCTGCTCGATAATATCGATTCATTTACCTATAACCTGGCAGACCAACTGCGTTCGAACGGCCATAACGTGGTGATTTACCGCAACTCAGTCCCGGCGCAGGCGCTGATTGAGCGCATCGGCACCATGAAAAACCCGGTATTGATGCTCTCTCCCGGTCCGGGCACACCGAGCGAAGCAGGCTGCATGCCGGAACTGCTGACCCGACTGCGTGGTAAGCTGCCGATTATCGGCATCTGCCTCGGTCATCAGGCCATTGTCGAAGCTTACGGCGGTTACGTCGGGCAGGCTGGTGAAATCCTCCACGGTAAAGCATCAAGCATTGAACATGATGGTCAGGCGATGTTTGCCGGGTTGACTAACCCACTGCCGGTTGCGCGCTACCACTCGCTGGTCGGCAGCAATATCCCGGCTGGGTTGACGATCAACGCCAACTTTAACGGCATGGTGATGGCGGTGCGCCACGATGCAGATCGCGTCTGCGGTTTCCAGTTCCATCCTGAGTCGATTCTGACCACCCAGGGCGCACGCCTGCTGGAACAAACGCTGGCATGGGCGTTGCAGAAGCTGGAGCAGACCAACACTATCCAGCCAATTCTGGAAAAACTGTATCAGGCCGAGACCCTGAGCCAGCAGGAGAGCCATCAGCTGTTCTCCGCAGTGGTGCGCGGCGAAGTCAAGCCCGAGCAGCTGGCAGCTGCGCTGGTCAGTATGAAAGTGCGCGGTGAGCATCCGCAGGAAATTGCCGGAGCCGCTACCGCGCTGCTGGAAAACGCCGCGCCGTTCCCGCGCCCGGATTATCTGTTTGCCGATATCGTTGGTACCGGCGGCGACGGCAGCAACAGCATCAATATTTCGACCGCCAGCGCCTTTGTTGCCGCAGCCTGTGGCCTGAAAGTAGCGAAACATGGCAATCGCAGCGTATCAAGTAAATCAGGCTCATCTGACCTGCTGGCGGCCTTCGGTATTAATCTCGATATGAATGCCGATAAATCCCGCCAGGCGCTGGATGAGATGGGCGTCTGTTTCCTGTTCGCACCGAAGTATCACACCGGATTCCGTCATGCGATGCCGGTCCGTCAGCAGCTCAAGACCCGCACCCTGTTTAACGTGCTGGGGCCGCTGATCAACCCGGCACACCCGCCGCTGGCGCTGATTGGCGTTTATAGCCCGGAACTGGTGCTACCGATTGCGGAAACCTTGCGCGTACTGGGGTATCAGCGTGCAGCCGTGGTCCACAGCGGCGGCATGGATGAAGTGTCGCTCCACGCGCCGACGGTGGTCGCTGAACTGAACAACGGCGAAATCAAGAGCTATCAGCTGACCGCCGCCGACTTTGGCCTGACGCCTTACCATCAGGAACAGTTGGCTGGCGGCACGCCGGAAGAAAACCGTGACATTCTGACACGCTTACTACAAGGTAAAGGTGAAGCCGCTCACGAAGCCGCCGTCGCCGCCAACGTCGCCATGTTGATGCGTTTACATGGGCACGAAGATCTGAAGGCCAACGCACAGCACGTCATCGAGGTCCTGCGCAGCGGAGCGGCCTATGACAAAGTGACCGCATTAGCGGCAAGAGGGTAA
- the trpCF gene encoding bifunctional indole-3-glycerol-phosphate synthase TrpC/phosphoribosylanthranilate isomerase TrpF — protein MQTVLAKIVADKAIWVEARKQQQPLASFQNDVVPTQRNFYDALAGTRTAFILECKKASPSKGLIREDFDPATIAGVYKHYASAISVLCDEKYFQGSFDFLPIVSKIAPQPILCKDFTIDPYQIYLARYYQADACLLMLSVLDDEQYRQLAAVAHSLNMGVLTEVSNEEELERAIALKAKVVGINNRDLRDMSIDLNRTRTLAPRLGHDVTVISESGIHTYAEVRELSHFANGFLIGSALMEHDDLNTAVKRVLLGENKVCGLTRAQDAQVAYESGAVYGGLIFVPTSPRAVNEAQAKAVIDSAPLSYVGVFRNAPVAEVTARVESLNLAAVQLHGGEDQSYIDALRAALPGKVQIWKALSVGETLPQRNLNHVDKYVFDNGQGGTGQRFDWSLLQGQDLRNVLLAGGLGADNCVEAAKSGCAGLDFNSGVESQPGIKDASKLASVFQTLRAY, from the coding sequence ATGCAGACCGTTTTAGCAAAAATCGTGGCCGACAAAGCGATTTGGGTAGAAGCCCGCAAACAACAACAACCGTTAGCCAGTTTTCAAAATGACGTCGTGCCGACGCAGCGCAATTTTTACGATGCCCTTGCCGGTACCCGCACCGCGTTTATTCTCGAGTGCAAAAAGGCCTCGCCGTCAAAAGGTTTGATTCGCGAAGATTTTGACCCGGCAACCATCGCCGGGGTCTACAAACATTACGCGTCAGCAATTTCGGTGCTGTGCGACGAGAAATATTTCCAGGGTAGCTTCGATTTTCTGCCGATTGTCAGCAAAATCGCACCACAGCCGATTCTGTGTAAGGATTTCACCATCGATCCTTACCAGATTTACCTGGCGCGCTACTATCAGGCCGATGCCTGCCTGCTGATGCTCTCAGTGCTTGATGATGAACAATATCGTCAGCTTGCCGCCGTCGCGCACAGCCTGAATATGGGCGTGTTGACCGAAGTCAGTAATGAAGAAGAGCTGGAACGCGCCATCGCGCTGAAGGCCAAAGTGGTCGGTATCAACAACCGCGACCTGCGCGATATGTCGATTGACCTCAACCGCACCCGCACGCTGGCACCACGACTCGGCCATGACGTCACGGTGATCAGCGAATCCGGCATTCATACCTATGCCGAAGTGCGTGAACTGAGCCACTTCGCCAATGGCTTCCTGATTGGCTCAGCGCTGATGGAACACGACGATCTGAACACCGCAGTGAAACGCGTGCTGCTCGGCGAAAATAAAGTCTGTGGCCTCACCCGTGCGCAGGATGCTCAGGTAGCGTATGAATCCGGCGCCGTATACGGCGGGCTGATTTTCGTCCCCACCTCGCCGCGAGCGGTAAATGAAGCCCAGGCGAAAGCGGTTATTGATAGCGCTCCCCTGAGCTACGTCGGCGTATTTCGCAATGCGCCGGTGGCAGAGGTTACCGCCCGCGTTGAAAGCCTGAACTTAGCCGCCGTCCAGTTGCATGGTGGTGAAGACCAGAGCTATATCGATGCCCTGCGCGCTGCTCTGCCGGGCAAGGTGCAAATCTGGAAAGCCCTCAGCGTTGGCGAAACGCTGCCGCAACGTAATCTGAACCATGTCGATAAATACGTTTTCGATAACGGTCAGGGCGGCACCGGCCAGCGTTTCGACTGGTCTTTGCTGCAAGGTCAGGACCTGCGTAACGTGCTGTTAGCAGGCGGCCTCGGCGCCGATAACTGTGTAGAAGCCGCCAAAAGCGGTTGTGCCGGACTCGATTTTAATTCAGGCGTGGAGTCACAGCCGGGTATTAAAGATGCCAGCAAACTGGCCTCGGTGTTTCAAACGCTGCGCGCATATTAA
- the trpB gene encoding tryptophan synthase subunit beta, whose amino-acid sequence MSTLLNPYFGEFGGMYVPQILMPALRQLEEAFVSAQKDPAFQAEFTDLLKNYAGRPTALTKCRNLTEGTRTTLYLKREDLLHGGAHKTNQVLGQALLAKRMGKTEIIAETGAGQHGVASALASALLGLKCRIYMGAKDIERQSPNVFRMRLMGAEVIPVHSGSSTLKDACNEALRDWSGSYETAHYMLGTAAGPHPFPTIVREFQRMIGEETKVQILEKEGRLPDAVIACVGGGSNAIGMFADFIDETTVGLIGVEPAGHGIESGEHGAPLKHGRVGIYFGMKSPMMQTEDGQIEESYSLSAGLDFPSVGPQHAYLNSIGRADYVSITDDEALDAFKELSRHEGIIPALESSHALAHALKMMRENPEKEQLLVVNLSGRGDKDIFTVHDILKARGEI is encoded by the coding sequence ATGAGTACTTTACTGAACCCCTATTTTGGCGAATTCGGCGGGATGTACGTTCCGCAGATCCTGATGCCCGCCCTGCGCCAGCTTGAAGAAGCGTTCGTTAGCGCGCAGAAAGACCCGGCATTTCAGGCCGAATTTACCGACCTGCTGAAAAACTACGCCGGTCGCCCGACCGCGCTGACCAAATGCCGTAACCTCACTGAAGGTACCCGTACCACGCTGTATCTGAAGCGTGAAGACCTGCTGCACGGCGGCGCGCATAAAACCAACCAGGTGCTCGGTCAGGCGCTGTTGGCGAAACGGATGGGCAAAACGGAAATTATTGCCGAAACCGGCGCGGGTCAGCACGGCGTAGCCTCTGCCCTCGCCAGCGCCCTACTCGGCCTCAAATGCCGCATTTATATGGGCGCAAAAGATATCGAGCGCCAGTCACCGAACGTCTTCCGTATGCGCCTGATGGGTGCAGAAGTGATCCCGGTACATAGCGGCTCATCAACGCTGAAAGATGCCTGTAACGAAGCCCTGCGCGACTGGTCCGGCAGCTATGAGACCGCGCACTATATGCTCGGCACCGCAGCCGGTCCGCACCCGTTCCCAACCATCGTACGTGAGTTCCAGCGCATGATTGGCGAAGAGACCAAAGTGCAAATTCTTGAAAAAGAAGGTCGCCTGCCGGATGCGGTTATCGCCTGCGTCGGCGGTGGCTCTAACGCTATCGGCATGTTTGCTGACTTTATCGACGAAACCACTGTTGGCCTGATTGGCGTGGAACCGGCGGGTCACGGGATCGAATCCGGCGAGCACGGCGCACCGCTGAAACATGGTCGCGTGGGTATCTACTTCGGTATGAAGTCGCCGATGATGCAAACAGAAGACGGCCAGATCGAAGAGTCTTACTCTCTCTCCGCCGGATTAGACTTCCCGTCGGTCGGCCCGCAGCATGCGTATCTGAACAGCATTGGCCGCGCCGATTATGTATCAATTACCGATGATGAGGCGCTGGATGCCTTTAAAGAACTTTCTCGTCATGAAGGGATTATCCCGGCGCTGGAGTCGTCCCACGCTCTGGCGCACGCGCTGAAAATGATGCGTGAGAACCCGGAAAAAGAGCAGCTGCTGGTGGTTAACCTCTCCGGTCGCGGCGATAAAGACATCTTCACCGTACACGATATTCTGAAAGCGCGAGGGGAAATCTGA
- the trpA gene encoding tryptophan synthase subunit alpha: MERYETLFAQLKARQEGAFVPFVTLGDPNPEQSLKIIDTLIEAGADALELGIPFSDPLADGPTIQDATLRAFAAGVTPAQCFEMLAAVRQKHPTIPIGLLMYANLVFSPGIDEFYAACERAGVDSVLVADVPVEESAPFRQAALRHNIAPIFICPPNADDDLLRQIASYGRGYTYLLSRAGVTGAENRAALPLHHLIEKLAEYNAAPPLQGFGISAPEQVTAAIDAGAAGAISGSAIVKIIERNVNDPQTMLSELKTFVQNLKAATKAA; this comes from the coding sequence ATGGAACGTTACGAGACGCTGTTTGCACAACTGAAAGCTCGCCAGGAAGGTGCGTTTGTTCCCTTCGTCACCCTCGGCGACCCTAATCCGGAACAATCGCTGAAAATTATCGATACGCTGATTGAGGCGGGTGCCGATGCGCTGGAGCTGGGTATTCCGTTCTCCGACCCGCTGGCGGACGGCCCGACCATTCAGGACGCGACCTTGCGCGCATTTGCCGCAGGCGTTACACCAGCACAGTGTTTTGAAATGCTGGCGGCGGTTCGCCAGAAGCACCCGACCATCCCGATCGGCCTGCTGATGTACGCAAATTTGGTGTTCAGCCCTGGCATTGATGAATTCTATGCCGCATGCGAACGCGCGGGCGTTGATTCAGTATTGGTTGCCGATGTGCCGGTTGAAGAGTCCGCACCGTTCCGCCAGGCCGCATTGCGCCATAATATCGCGCCAATTTTCATCTGCCCGCCGAATGCCGATGACGACCTGCTGCGCCAGATTGCTTCCTACGGTCGCGGCTATACCTATCTGCTGTCTCGTGCGGGCGTGACCGGAGCGGAAAACCGCGCCGCGCTGCCGCTGCATCATTTGATTGAAAAACTGGCCGAATATAACGCCGCGCCACCGCTGCAGGGCTTTGGTATCTCCGCGCCGGAACAGGTCACCGCCGCGATTGATGCTGGCGCTGCCGGGGCGATTTCCGGTTCTGCAATCGTCAAAATCATTGAGCGTAACGTTAACGACCCGCAGACTATGCTGTCTGAACTGAAGACCTTTGTGCAGAACCTCAAAGCCGCCACCAAAGCGGCCTAA
- a CDS encoding MarR family winged helix-turn-helix transcriptional regulator produces the protein MQYAHNNYDISEFHGSLLDIISVMNQPVRDEQILQAAGVQLDQTLFPLLVAIGRRGPVGVVELADSLGRDYTTVSRQVKKLEAQELARKQPNTKDRRISEVTLSEAGQAMIERISVARTRLMNQVLAGWAQEDVMALFRLTRKYADSLQQK, from the coding sequence ATGCAATATGCACATAATAATTACGACATCAGCGAGTTTCACGGTTCGCTGCTCGACATCATCAGCGTGATGAACCAGCCGGTGCGCGATGAGCAGATACTGCAGGCTGCTGGAGTTCAGCTTGATCAGACCCTCTTTCCGCTGCTGGTGGCGATAGGGCGCAGGGGCCCGGTGGGGGTCGTTGAACTGGCGGATAGCCTTGGGCGCGATTACACCACCGTCAGTCGGCAGGTGAAGAAGCTGGAAGCGCAGGAGCTGGCGCGAAAGCAGCCAAACACCAAAGACCGGCGAATTAGCGAAGTCACGCTTAGCGAAGCGGGTCAGGCAATGATCGAACGTATCTCGGTTGCAAGAACGCGGCTGATGAATCAGGTGCTGGCGGGATGGGCGCAAGAGGATGTGATGGCGCTGTTTCGTCTGACGCGCAAGTACGCGGACAGCTTACAGCAGAAATAA
- a CDS encoding quinone oxidoreductase family protein: MKAAVVFDLQQGPIWADFSDPQPTEHEALVKVRACAISHVVKSRASGKHYSFDGRLPFGVGIDGTGTLPDGQRVYFAFPTAPWGSMAQWAPVALNHCLPLPDDLDDVTAAAMANPGMSAWAALVKRADLKAGETVLINGATGSAGQLAVQVARFLGAKKVIATGRNALKLASLGADKIVNLSEDDATVRSQFAELAAQQIDVVVDYLWGHSAELLLPALAKHSPGKAPVRFVQVGSLAAADITLSGAVLRSTPLQLMGSGIGSLSMPQLLAATGEMLQAAIAGRFTIATTARRLQDVATAWPQDDSQKRTVFIVD, from the coding sequence ATGAAAGCAGCCGTCGTTTTTGACCTGCAACAAGGCCCGATTTGGGCCGATTTTAGCGACCCACAGCCCACTGAACATGAGGCGTTGGTCAAAGTGCGCGCCTGCGCTATCAGCCATGTCGTGAAAAGCCGGGCCTCCGGCAAACATTATAGTTTTGATGGCCGCCTGCCTTTCGGCGTCGGGATTGATGGCACCGGAACATTGCCTGACGGTCAGCGAGTTTATTTCGCCTTCCCCACCGCGCCATGGGGCAGCATGGCACAGTGGGCACCGGTCGCGCTAAATCACTGCCTGCCGCTGCCGGATGATCTGGACGACGTTACCGCCGCCGCAATGGCTAATCCAGGCATGTCCGCATGGGCGGCGCTGGTCAAGCGCGCGGATCTCAAGGCCGGAGAAACTGTACTTATCAACGGTGCGACCGGTAGCGCCGGACAGCTGGCGGTACAAGTCGCCCGCTTTCTGGGGGCTAAAAAGGTGATTGCCACCGGGCGCAACGCGTTAAAGCTCGCCTCCCTCGGTGCCGATAAAATAGTCAACTTAAGCGAAGATGATGCCACCGTACGGTCGCAGTTTGCGGAGCTGGCAGCGCAGCAGATTGATGTCGTCGTCGATTACCTGTGGGGTCACAGTGCTGAACTGTTGCTCCCTGCGCTGGCAAAGCATAGTCCAGGGAAGGCGCCGGTACGCTTTGTTCAGGTCGGTTCACTCGCCGCCGCCGATATCACGCTCAGCGGCGCGGTATTACGCTCTACACCGTTGCAACTGATGGGCAGCGGAATTGGCAGCCTGTCGATGCCGCAACTGCTGGCGGCAACCGGGGAAATGCTGCAGGCCGCAATCGCCGGGAGATTTACCATTGCCACCACTGCGCGGCGGCTTCAGGACGTTGCCACGGCCTGGCCACAGGATGACAGCCAGAAACGCACAGTTTTTATCGTCGATTAA
- a CDS encoding helix-turn-helix domain-containing protein — MKNVIFNNMVEWIEARLAINPSIDDIAYGIGCSRRSVYNVFQEYGGLPVGKYIRMRRMTLAAGKLKLTRQSISSIAYLLNYDSHQTFSREFKKTFGLQPREYRASKFWDMTLLFQRIVSERGGLTTPYLCILEEQTFTGYGFNYLICPTSDISSRKEITRRKVAGRVSCGEENLYILSDFSPSMDNDFKIRVNGFIGAPLTQRNTLFRDVKVVKGGLYLRFDFNGSWSDFTFLSNNVYMKFLPELGLYRREGCDIEHFISPKGALFENEWPVYTLKYYVPVEYISLAPSI; from the coding sequence ATGAAGAATGTGATATTTAATAACATGGTGGAATGGATTGAGGCCCGGCTTGCTATTAACCCCTCCATTGATGATATTGCTTATGGAATAGGGTGTTCTCGTCGTTCTGTGTACAATGTTTTCCAGGAGTACGGCGGGCTACCTGTTGGGAAATATATCAGAATGCGTAGAATGACGCTTGCTGCGGGGAAATTAAAGCTAACCCGACAATCTATATCATCGATCGCATATCTATTGAATTATGACTCCCATCAAACATTTTCTCGGGAGTTTAAAAAGACTTTCGGTCTTCAACCCAGAGAGTACAGGGCTTCAAAATTTTGGGATATGACCTTATTATTTCAGAGAATAGTATCTGAGAGGGGTGGGTTAACAACACCTTACCTGTGTATTCTTGAGGAACAAACGTTTACCGGATATGGATTTAACTATTTGATATGTCCTACAAGCGATATCTCTTCAAGGAAAGAGATCACCAGGCGAAAAGTAGCTGGAAGAGTATCCTGTGGGGAAGAGAATCTTTACATCCTTTCTGATTTTTCCCCCTCAATGGATAATGACTTTAAAATCAGGGTGAATGGGTTTATCGGTGCGCCTTTGACTCAGCGGAACACTCTGTTTCGAGATGTGAAAGTCGTCAAGGGGGGGTTGTATCTTAGATTCGACTTTAATGGCTCATGGTCGGATTTTACCTTTCTTTCAAATAACGTATATATGAAGTTCCTCCCGGAGTTAGGGCTATATCGACGTGAAGGCTGTGATATCGAACATTTTATCTCTCCGAAAGGTGCTTTGTTTGAAAACGAGTGGCCTGTTTACACCCTAAAGTATTATGTCCCTGTCGAGTATATCTCGTTAGCACCGAGCATCTGA
- a CDS encoding helix-turn-helix transcriptional regulator, with protein MINVLINTKNTYTNHAIRQLLQETIASGESLTFEDDYTQDSIVQAHIIFTEMEPGEIFLCHDELKYTNGKTLLCILQERKIECIRKELPNCIKESLFLYKSDSIPTIRNKIKSGIDRVVTSKNEEHPSNEAMRCINCPCKSITQAQSKVVHALSLGLNQLEIAQELKINYKTVFSHKKNVMHDFKIQSNKELNRFLSVLMKRKKFMS; from the coding sequence ATGATTAATGTTTTAATTAATACTAAAAATACCTACACCAACCATGCCATCAGACAGTTGCTACAGGAAACTATTGCTTCAGGGGAATCGCTCACCTTTGAAGACGACTACACCCAAGATTCCATCGTGCAGGCTCACATAATATTCACTGAAATGGAGCCAGGGGAAATATTCCTATGCCATGATGAATTAAAATATACAAATGGCAAAACTTTGCTATGCATTCTTCAGGAACGAAAAATTGAATGCATCAGAAAGGAACTGCCTAATTGCATTAAGGAGAGTTTGTTTTTATATAAGTCCGACTCAATTCCCACCATTAGAAATAAAATCAAATCAGGTATTGACAGGGTGGTCACATCTAAGAATGAAGAGCATCCCTCAAATGAGGCTATGCGCTGTATTAACTGCCCATGTAAATCGATTACCCAAGCCCAGTCAAAAGTTGTTCATGCCCTCAGCCTTGGGCTTAATCAACTGGAAATAGCGCAGGAATTAAAAATTAACTATAAAACAGTTTTTTCTCATAAAAAAAATGTCATGCATGACTTTAAAATACAAAGTAACAAAGAACTCAATAGATTCCTAAGCGTACTTATGAAAAGAAAAAAATTTATGTCTTAG
- a CDS encoding small membrane protein, whose translation MCFFNSWCIMSNLFLLLVSILLLFVSVYNGMAYFNEIRRRRAVFRCFYTSGDRGPKT comes from the coding sequence ATGTGTTTTTTCAATTCATGGTGCATAATGAGTAATTTATTTCTACTACTAGTTTCCATACTGCTTTTGTTTGTTTCTGTATATAACGGGATGGCTTATTTTAATGAAATCAGAAGGCGGCGCGCGGTGTTTCGTTGCTTTTATACCTCTGGCGATCGCGGCCCTAAGACATAA
- a CDS encoding YmjA family protein, translating into MNDEVPLKYYDIADEYSTESAEPVSESERESLARYFQLLITRLMNNEEISEEAQGEMAIQAGINEQRIDDIATFLNKWGNE; encoded by the coding sequence ATGAACGATGAAGTACCACTGAAATATTATGACATTGCCGATGAGTATTCGACCGAATCCGCAGAGCCAGTGAGCGAATCAGAACGTGAGTCATTGGCTCGCTATTTTCAATTGTTGATCACACGCTTGATGAACAACGAAGAAATCAGTGAGGAAGCACAGGGAGAAATGGCCATTCAAGCGGGGATCAATGAGCAGCGTATTGATGATATCGCGACGTTCCTCAATAAATGGGGCAATGAGTAG